The nucleotide sequence GGACCTTCGACGGGCGGGGGGCCATGCGGCCGATCACGCAGGGTCGTTCTGACTGTCGCAGGACCGAAACAGGTGGCGTCGGCGTCTTTACCCAAATTGCAGACCCGGCCCCGCGCAAGGGACCTATGTTCCCTGCGGCGGTATCCAAAAACCGTCGGTCACTGATTCGGGACTCGCAATGTGGTTCGGAACACCCTAAATGGCCTCCCCGGGCCCAAAGCGGCCCCTCGGAACAAACATCAGAATAACAGCATTGATCGATAACAGGCAGGGCTAAAGGCGTAAGGCTATGATGGATCAGCGGAATTTCGGGGGCACGCGACCCGCTTCAGCCGATCCCGCCGCCGTTGCGCTGGCCAAAGCGCTGGGACAATGGCCGAAACCGCCCGCCCTGGGGCGTCCCAGCCCGAAAAAAACGTTCGATACGGCTCCCGCGAGGTCGGTGGAGGCACTGGCCAAGGAACTGGGTCTGCGGCTCGGCGACCAGAACGAACTTACGATCCGGCGCATCAAGCGCGGTAAGGGCTACTTCTTCGTCCGCCCCAATGGCGCGCATATCCGCGACGCCCGCACCATCCGCCGGTTGCACGCCATGGCGGTGCCGCCGGCCTACCGCGAGGTGCGCTACTCGGCCGATCCGAACTCGCACCTCCAGGCGGTGGGACGCGATGCCGCGGGCCGGCTGCAATACCGCTATCACGCCGACTGGGAAAAGGTCCGCGAGCACCGCAAGGCGCATCGCCTCGAAAAACTCGTTGGCGCACTGCCAAAGATCCGGCGCAAGGTGTCGATGTTCCTGTCGGGCGATGAGCCGACGCGCGAATTTGCGCTTTCGGCGGTGATCGAGCTGATCGCCCGCACCGCGATCCGTCCGGGCAATGAATCATATGCCCGCCTCAACGGCACGCGCGGCGCCACCACGCTGCTCAAGTCCAACGTCACGCTGGAAGACGACTGCTTCGTGCTGACCTTCAGGGCGAAGGGCGGCAAGGCGGTGCGGAAGGAATGCGACGCGGCCAAGCTCGTACGCGCCATCGGCATCCTGCGGAGCGTCCCGGGCAAGCGCATGTTCCAGTATCGCGATGCTTCCGGCATCGTGCGTGCGGTCAATACGACGCAGGTGAACGCGTTCCTGCGCGAGATCGCCGGCATCAAGATCTCACTGAAGGACTTTCGCACGCTGATGGCGTCGGCGGTGGTCGTGGAATCGCTGTCGCGGATCACGCCGGCGACAAGCCAGCGCGGCCGCAAGAAGCAGGTGCTGGAAGCGATCCGTGCAGCGGCCGACAAGCTCTCCAACACGCCCGCGATCTGCCGCAGGAGCTACGTCCACGACACCATCGTCACCGCGTTCGAGGACGGCATCCTCGAGCGCTTCGCCGCGACCATGAAGGGCCAGCGCTCGCAGGCCAGGCGCGAGCAGCTCCTGGCGCAGGTGGTGGCGACCGCAGCGGTCTGACCACCCAAACCTCGTCATCGCTACGCCTTGTCTGACGGACCCTTGTCGGGCCCCGGATCTCGGCCCGCGGCCGCGATCGTGAGCCGGCCAAGATAGTGGGTCCAACCCTTGTCGTGGGCAGCCACCTGCTCCGCGGTCGGCAGGCCGCTATGGGTCATGCGCAGCAGCGTGCCACCATCGCGCTCGATCAGGTCGATCTCGATCAGGCTCGAGCCGGGCGGCACTTCCTGGCCGCCTTCCCACCCG is from Bradyrhizobium sp. ISRA430 and encodes:
- a CDS encoding DNA topoisomerase IB gives rise to the protein MMDQRNFGGTRPASADPAAVALAKALGQWPKPPALGRPSPKKTFDTAPARSVEALAKELGLRLGDQNELTIRRIKRGKGYFFVRPNGAHIRDARTIRRLHAMAVPPAYREVRYSADPNSHLQAVGRDAAGRLQYRYHADWEKVREHRKAHRLEKLVGALPKIRRKVSMFLSGDEPTREFALSAVIELIARTAIRPGNESYARLNGTRGATTLLKSNVTLEDDCFVLTFRAKGGKAVRKECDAAKLVRAIGILRSVPGKRMFQYRDASGIVRAVNTTQVNAFLREIAGIKISLKDFRTLMASAVVVESLSRITPATSQRGRKKQVLEAIRAAADKLSNTPAICRRSYVHDTIVTAFEDGILERFAATMKGQRSQARREQLLAQVVATAAV